gtattattcatggttaattgaaagttcgtattattgtagaaaaatcagtgaaagttcgtattattcagggtaatttttccttcaaattaTGATTTTCGGTGCGTATATTAGGTGTTATTATATGAACGTTTTAGACCTgcacaaattttttttagttgtgaAGTGATATTGGATTACTCATCTTTGGATATTTTGAGCTTTTAGAGTTTTAGACGTCCTTATCTAATTTCATTCGATCACTGAAAATAATCTATTGGCTTACAActttatatgaattttttagAACTAATCTTTACTTATTGTCCATAAAACTATGTATAGTTGTGAAATGATATATTTCTTACTCGTCTTTAGACATATTGAGCCTTTATGCTACTTAATCTAATTTTATTCGACCATGGAAAAAAATCTATTGGTTTACGACTTTATGTAGCTAAGACCAATCTTTCGGATAAACATTTTGACATTGTTGTCGTTGAACGTTTGACATTCAACACGCTCTCCTTTCTTTGTAATATAAAGAAGTATAAGAGTTTACATTTAAGCTAACTGTGATATTCTTTAATCTGTATAAGGATTTAGAGCAGCATGAagctgatgatgatgaaaagaaACATTCTGGAGGGCACTCCACAAAGAGATCTCGCGCTGCGGAAGTTCATAATCTTTCAGAGAGGGTGTGTAAACAATCTCCGTCTCTTGCTGCACATAATTTGGTATATTCTTGGAATTGTATCTCAGATCATCCTTATGTCTGACTGCAGAGACGTCGAGATAGGATAAACGAAAGGATGAAGGCATTGCAAGAGCTCATTCCTCGCTGTAACAAGGTATGCTGTCTGATATTGCTGTACTAATAGATCAACTGTTCAATGGTTCATGATTCACAATTTGATCAAAGTTTTCTTTGCCCTTGAATTCAGTCGGATAAGGCTTCGATGCTTGACGAGGCGATCGAGTACTTGAAGTCACTTCAAATGCAAGTTCAGGTATGATAGATTGTTTGTCTTCACGATACATCCTGTAATTCTGATGTTATATCAGAACCCACagtgtattttctttttttctttttccagaTGATGTCAATGGGATGTGGAATGGTTCCAATGATGTACCCTGGAATGCAGCAACAATACATGGCGCCAATGGGAATGGGTATGGATATGGGAATGACTCGGCCTGTGATGCAATTTCCATCTACTGTGCCGGGTTCCAACTTGCCAGCTGCTCCAGCAGGGGCTCAATTCGGACCCAGATATACTCTCCCACCTGTTAATGTGGCTTCTGTACCCATGCCCAGTTTCCCTGGAAACCAAACCAACAACCAAGGAGTAGACGTGCGTAGAGGAACGTTTCCTATTCAGAGGCCTGCTATGGCACAACTTCCTAACATGACTGACCCATATCACCAATACATGGCAGTGCACCAAATGCAGATGATGCAGATGCAGATGCAAATGCAGCAGATGCAAGCCGTGCAGGTATCGTCTTCTAACCAATACGCGTTTCAACAAGTAAAGAATTAGGTTATAAACACACCCATTTGAGTTGGATGCTCATAAAACTTTCTGGTTGGTTAACAGAACCAATCAATGTCCCAACCTGGTTCAAGTAAGCCGAGCACGAGCAAAAGTGAACCCAAAACGGGGCTGAGCACAAGCACAAGCAAAAGCGAAGCCAAAGACGATCAGTGAGGAGAGGTCTACAACTTGAACCATATATAGGAAGCCTGCAAGTAACTGGGTTTTTGTATATTGCTGTCCTGGAGTACTTGTGGGTCAATCTTCTGGTACTGCAGGTTAAAAATTTTGGTTAGGTTAATGGAAAGCTATTGCCTGCCGAAGTTTTGTAACATGAGCCACTGATGAGAAACACGAAACTAACCCGTGAAATGAGTATCTCCGTCACTTGATGTAAATGTTTATAAGCTAGAGATTTATTTTCGTGTTGGTTAGCTTGTGACGTGGTTTGGAGTGCAACAGAATGCAGTGGTTTTTGCAATTGGTagagaaaataataatgaattttCTACTGATTGTGTTGCACCATGCCAAACAGGTAACAACAGGATTAGGGATAGAATTATTAGATACAACAGAAAGTATGGAATATGCATAATTTATGAACTGCTTTTGACAATGAAAATTTACATTCCCTCCGATTCTTTTcagttgtcccatttagttttggtACATTGTtcaatgtactaattcaattctaagTATTTCTAAtcgtgcataattaaaaattataaaaatttgatattaatcaaaatttacattgacacgaatcaaacaagatcctacataactatattttaacgtctagattaaaaataaaatacaaattaaaagtgattgatgaatagtgttaataaactaaatgggacaaccgaaaagaattggagggagtattatagtATCGGTCACCATTCATGAATGTGTGTTTGCCTTGTTTGATTGATTGAAATTAGCTTATCGTATACACAGTCGACGTACAGTGATTGTTCACAGTTGGATTGTGAGCCCCTCGTTGTGTAACGAATCCTATATGCTTTGACATGAGACTTTTTGGATGAAGAAATCCAAGGTCAAAAGATGTGAGAATTAAGATGAAGCATCTGATAAGATTTAGGCCCTACTTCATGGATGAAAGATAAGAATCTTACTTGTGATAGCACAATCTAAAAGTTGTTGAACAGAATTGTACACCATAGAAATCAGATATTAAGAAAAGAATATGTCAGAGTTAGAGTCATCAATCTAGTATCCCGCACAAGTTAGAATCCGAAGGGAAGAAAAGTAGCGGACAGATCATACACGTGTTCTTTTCAAGGAGTGGACATAAAAAAATACACCCACTCAATTTTGATTTGGTGACTTActatagtactaagtactaacttGGCTTTGTTTTTTGAGTCAAAAGCTTTGAAATTCTTTAGTTTTGATTTATGAAGAACAACCAGTTTGCTATCGCAATTGCAAATGAAATTTGTTATTAAGGATTAATTATAAACTTCTTTGTCTTTAAATTTATATCATTTGTACCGTTTATCTATAGTTAATGGCGTGCctttcttgattaatgaaaattaattaacGTCTGATAGGATAAACATTGCACATAACGTAAATGAAAAATTGAATCTAAAAACTCACATGTTGAATGTTCTGATTTTTAAAATCGAAATCTTTCACTGAAAATATCAACACTAACCATATATTCCCTTGAAGCTTTTCACAGAAAACTGTTTCACAAAAAATGTTTTTTCCCCGAGTCAGGGCTGGAGGTCCATCCCGTAACCCATCTGACAAGGGCCGAACCAAACAGTTTTCATGTTTTCATTTAGATGATTGAAAGCGACTTCTTTATAGTATTAGGTACGTATAGAAACAAAGATGCTAACATAGAAGGGGGAGGAAACCGAAAATGGAGCTCCATTTCCATCCTAAATCTCTCCACCATTGGAAGGAAGGTGTTTTTGTCAGAGTGAGAAAACAGATCCTTCACTCTCCCTTCTTTTCTTCTATTTTCACATGTCAAAACAGAGTGTAAAACCAAAATATACAGAAACTTAAGGCAAAAACCATATGTTATCAGATTCTATGCAAGTCAAGTTCGTAATCGTAAAACATGCTGGCTCTTCACATATACAGTCCCTCTGGCACGCCTTCTTTCTTCTTGAACATCACTTTTTCCTTTGCTTTCTTGAAGTCTGCATGTGTAACCTGAATACAACATGAACGTCCCAAAGTTCAACTTTAGTAATACTTTATCCAAAAATGTATACTATCAATCGAGAATGAAGCTGCTGATTAGCAATTCGAGCAAAGTTCAAGAGAATAAGAGAAACAATTATAAGCTAAACATTAATCAAATATTGTAATAATGTAACTAACCTTCATACGGCGTTCTCTAAGGGCAAGCAAGCCAGCTTCAGTGCAAATCGCCTTTATATCGGCACCAGAAAACTCATCCTTGGTCATAACAAATTCTTCAAGATTGACATCATCAGACAATGTCATTCTCGAAGTGTGGATCTGCAAAAAGTTAATATTCAATGAGATGTCAACATAAGGTGAGAGTTAGGATTACATGATTGGATTTCCAGGGCAAGTGAAGCAGTAAGCATACAGTAAAAATTCTTCTCCTTGTTTTGATATCAGGAAGCGGGAATTCAATTTTCCTATCTATTCGACCAGGACGAAGCAAAGCTGGATCAAGGCTTTCAATTTTGTTCGTAGCCAGGATGACTTTGACGTCACCTCTTGAATCAAAACCATCCAGCTGATTGAGAAGTTCTAACATGGTCCTCTGAATTTCACGTTCACCACCAGAATGAGCATCATACCTGAAAGCTTTTAACCAATTAACTTCTACTAGATATGTGGCTTTGCCAAAGAACAACAAAAAGGTTACCAGATACACCAGTCACTTGAAGTTCTATATTAAGTTTACCTCTTTGTCCCAACGGCATCAATTTCATCAATGAAAACAATAGATGGTGAAAGGTCATCTGCTACTCTGAAGAGCTCCCTAACTAATTTCGGGCCATCACCAAGATATTTCTGAATCAATTCACTGCCAACAACGCGTAGAAAAGTAGCTGATGTTGAATTTGCAACGGCCTAAGAAAACAAAGATGGCATGAGTCACCAATACATCAAGTCAGCAAAAAATCATGTGAATAAAAAAGGACGAGTGTTAATGCGACATTAAAAACTAAGAGCTCAGTCTCACTAATTATGAGGTTGACATAACAAGCATATCTAATAATGTAACATGGAAGTGCACACAACAATACATCTGTTACGTGAGAAGATTtcaagaattaaagaaaatggaAGAAAAGTAGATCGTTTCTCCTCACAGACTAATAAGGCAA
The sequence above is drawn from the Amaranthus tricolor cultivar Red isolate AtriRed21 chromosome 5, ASM2621246v1, whole genome shotgun sequence genome and encodes:
- the LOC130813117 gene encoding transcription factor PIF1-like, which translates into the protein MNHYVPDFDMEDDHHLISNSSNITRHKAEDEIMELLWQDGQVIAQPQNQRKSPQITAPPLAAPQPPPPQQQQHLYMAEDEMATWLHYPLEDLYSELLCENPTSPLPPPELRPSRTEPSLQTPSTTTNFQLFSRMRGGNNLERSSSLRPGSTVVESNTTPALATMRSVGEVSSALPLAHGGERLEKAGSSGGLTVSSSSGYSGGPANTRTVNTEEGGGEGVINCEAENRKKKRKESTPPPSTTAGQDLEQHEADDDEKKHSGGHSTKRSRAAEVHNLSERRRRDRINERMKALQELIPRCNKSDKASMLDEAIEYLKSLQMQVQMMSMGCGMVPMMYPGMQQQYMAPMGMGMDMGMTRPVMQFPSTVPGSNLPAAPAGAQFGPRYTLPPVNVASVPMPSFPGNQTNNQGVDVRRGTFPIQRPAMAQLPNMTDPYHQYMAVHQMQMMQMQMQMQQMQAVQNQSMSQPGSSKPSTSKSEPKTGLSTSTSKSEAKDDQ